One window of the Nicotiana tabacum cultivar K326 chromosome 4, ASM71507v2, whole genome shotgun sequence genome contains the following:
- the LOC107808306 gene encoding putative plastid-lipid-associated protein 14, chloroplastic isoform X1, giving the protein MFRIRRKMACTEVYSISSPKMEYVEGRCFSFINSSTSLKLWPMIRRTNSPIRRKRKLGVSCSLPNTLSPLGSEEDASVVPSSHSLEDEFSHVTKFKMSDFKIRNRVSIDLGGRGDEIVFEAMVNDSHSPLYKTRVVLRQLISARAKRRGRRAIEVLKRLARRKLMYHSYSMQVHGYICSSMIDENSSFTLVLGHHGSSSLRHWLQRSDWLPTLEATLSLDQESVRRVGDDTIGGPAISRQLRLIRILMRDLLIGVNYVHSHGLAHTELRLENLHISPVDKHIKVGILGNAADFNEADTVDGTSYDNMDRRRMMIAFDMRCVGFIMAKMVLRELMDPTTFAKFKAFLTKGNDSSCLREFLLHDVKRNSSAGNFGIQILDRNWGAGWHLLSLLLAPKPLDRISCLNALRHPFLCGPKWRVNPSIEVIRWSLGSTTVRIAEEYIYGQQQRSRLAHFIELMEMLNPYPKPKHWLGSFPGKWRLLYCTGRHIGLTLRQPSVRVLIGEVYLTISKASTPKTTFSAASHISFTVMAGGDWPHDKSGVGGKLQVNTYFRLRAGRRLYLKEETDTSKFPSATPDAQASAVKRLSSKKWRKAIPVNEFPSSLSVAKLVSTETEVTMSLDKPLSGNIEVAQKALQEVRTQIPPEMFDLSKIVCGTYLDSRLLVLRSVNGSALVLTRCTNDS; this is encoded by the exons ATGTTTAGGATTCGACGTAAAATGGCGTGTACGGAAGTATATTCAatttcaagtccaaaaatggaatATGTTGAAGGACGGtgctttagttttattaattCGTCGACTAGTCTAAAATTATGGCCTATGATTCGGAGAACGAACTCTCCAATtcggagaaaaagaaaattaggTGTGAGTTGTTCATTGCCAAATACTTTGTCTCCATTAGGATCGGAGGAGGATGCAAGTGTTGTACCTAGCAGTCACTCCTTAGAAGATGAGTTTAGCCACGTCACGAAGTTCAAAATGTCCGATTTTAAGATACGGAATCGTGTCAGCATTGACCTTGGTGGCAGG GGCGATGAGATAGTGTTTGAAGCTATGGTGAATGATTCTCATAG TCCATTGTATAAGACCAGAGTTGTACTTAGGCAACTTATTAGTGCTCGAGCAAAGCGGAGAGGACGTCGTGCGATAGAG GTATTGAAGAGACTGGCACGTCGTAAGCTCATGTATCATTCATACTCGATGCAAGTTCATGGGTATATCTGCTCATCCATGATAGATGAGAACAGTTCATTCACCTTAGTCCTTGGG CATCATGGAAGTTCTTCACTGAGACATTGGCTTCAACGATCTGATTGGCTTCCAACTCTAGAAGCTACTCTTTCTCTAGATCAGGAGTCTGTTAGAAGGGTGGGGGATGATACAATAGGAGGGCCAGCTATTTCTCGACAACTGCGACTAATCCGGATCTTAATGAGGGATCTCTTGATTGGA GTGAACTATGTGCACAGTCATGGTCTTGCACATACAGAGTTGAGGCTTGAAAATTTGCACATCAGTCCAGTGGATAAACATATTAAA GTAGGTATATTGGGAAATGCTGCTGACTTTAATGAGGCTGATACTGTGGATGGCACATCATATGACAATATGGATAGGAGGAGAATGATGATTGCATTTGACATGAG ATGTGTTGGATTCATCATGGCAAAAATGGTTTTGAGGGAACTCATGGACCCAACGACATTTGCCAAGTTCAAAGCATTCCTCACCAAG GGAAATGATTCCTCCTGTTTGCGAGAGTTTCTTCTGCATGATGTAAAAAGAAATTCTTCAGCTGGAAATTTTGGTATACAA ATACTTGATAGAAACTGGGGTGCAGGTTGGCATTTGCTctcattactccttgcacctaaACCTTTGGACAGGATAAG TTGCTTAAATGCTCTGAGGCATCCCTTCTTGTGTGGACCAAAATGGCGTGTAAACCCATCTATTGAGGTAATCAGATGGAGTCTTGGCTCAACTACTGTTCGAATTGCAGAGGAGTACATTTATGGGCAGCAGCAG CGGAGTAGGCTTGCTCATTTCATTGAATTAATGGAGATGCTAAATCCTTATCCAAAACCAAAG CATTGGCTGGGATCGTTTCCTGGAAAGTGGCGTCTGTTATACTGTACTGGTAGACATATAGGATTGACCCTTAGACAGCCTTCTGTTAGAGTACTCATTGGGGAAGTGTACCTAACAATATCTAAAGCAtcaacacctaaaacaacattttCAGCTGCCTCACATATAAGCTTCACTGTTATGGCTGGTGGGGATTGGCCTCATGACAAGTCTGGTGTAGGTGGAAAGTTGCAAGTGAATACCTATTTCAGATTGAGAGCTGGGAGACGGTTATATCTTAAGGAAGAAACTGACACCTCGAAGTTTCCCTCTGCTACACCAGATGCTCAAGCTTCTGCAGTGAAAAGGTTATCTAGTAAAAAGTGGAGGAAAGCCATCCCCGTAAATGAATTTCCTTCAAGCCTTTCTGTAGCTAAACTTGTGTCCACTGAAACTGAGGTAACAATGAGTCTGGATAAACCACTGAGTGGTAACATTGAAGTGGCACAGAAAGCACTTCAAGAGGTACGCACTCAAATACCTCCAGAAATGTTTGATCTGTCAAAAATCGTTTGTGGAACATATTTGGATTCAAGATTGCTTGTCCTGCGAAGTGTAAATGGATCTGCACTCGTTTTAACAAGATGTACAAATGATAGTTGA
- the LOC107808306 gene encoding putative plastid-lipid-associated protein 14, chloroplastic isoform X2 — translation MACTEVYSISSPKMEYVEGRCFSFINSSTSLKLWPMIRRTNSPIRRKRKLGVSCSLPNTLSPLGSEEDASVVPSSHSLEDEFSHVTKFKMSDFKIRNRVSIDLGGRGDEIVFEAMVNDSHSPLYKTRVVLRQLISARAKRRGRRAIEVLKRLARRKLMYHSYSMQVHGYICSSMIDENSSFTLVLGHHGSSSLRHWLQRSDWLPTLEATLSLDQESVRRVGDDTIGGPAISRQLRLIRILMRDLLIGVNYVHSHGLAHTELRLENLHISPVDKHIKVGILGNAADFNEADTVDGTSYDNMDRRRMMIAFDMRCVGFIMAKMVLRELMDPTTFAKFKAFLTKGNDSSCLREFLLHDVKRNSSAGNFGIQILDRNWGAGWHLLSLLLAPKPLDRISCLNALRHPFLCGPKWRVNPSIEVIRWSLGSTTVRIAEEYIYGQQQRSRLAHFIELMEMLNPYPKPKHWLGSFPGKWRLLYCTGRHIGLTLRQPSVRVLIGEVYLTISKASTPKTTFSAASHISFTVMAGGDWPHDKSGVGGKLQVNTYFRLRAGRRLYLKEETDTSKFPSATPDAQASAVKRLSSKKWRKAIPVNEFPSSLSVAKLVSTETEVTMSLDKPLSGNIEVAQKALQEVRTQIPPEMFDLSKIVCGTYLDSRLLVLRSVNGSALVLTRCTNDS, via the exons ATGGCGTGTACGGAAGTATATTCAatttcaagtccaaaaatggaatATGTTGAAGGACGGtgctttagttttattaattCGTCGACTAGTCTAAAATTATGGCCTATGATTCGGAGAACGAACTCTCCAATtcggagaaaaagaaaattaggTGTGAGTTGTTCATTGCCAAATACTTTGTCTCCATTAGGATCGGAGGAGGATGCAAGTGTTGTACCTAGCAGTCACTCCTTAGAAGATGAGTTTAGCCACGTCACGAAGTTCAAAATGTCCGATTTTAAGATACGGAATCGTGTCAGCATTGACCTTGGTGGCAGG GGCGATGAGATAGTGTTTGAAGCTATGGTGAATGATTCTCATAG TCCATTGTATAAGACCAGAGTTGTACTTAGGCAACTTATTAGTGCTCGAGCAAAGCGGAGAGGACGTCGTGCGATAGAG GTATTGAAGAGACTGGCACGTCGTAAGCTCATGTATCATTCATACTCGATGCAAGTTCATGGGTATATCTGCTCATCCATGATAGATGAGAACAGTTCATTCACCTTAGTCCTTGGG CATCATGGAAGTTCTTCACTGAGACATTGGCTTCAACGATCTGATTGGCTTCCAACTCTAGAAGCTACTCTTTCTCTAGATCAGGAGTCTGTTAGAAGGGTGGGGGATGATACAATAGGAGGGCCAGCTATTTCTCGACAACTGCGACTAATCCGGATCTTAATGAGGGATCTCTTGATTGGA GTGAACTATGTGCACAGTCATGGTCTTGCACATACAGAGTTGAGGCTTGAAAATTTGCACATCAGTCCAGTGGATAAACATATTAAA GTAGGTATATTGGGAAATGCTGCTGACTTTAATGAGGCTGATACTGTGGATGGCACATCATATGACAATATGGATAGGAGGAGAATGATGATTGCATTTGACATGAG ATGTGTTGGATTCATCATGGCAAAAATGGTTTTGAGGGAACTCATGGACCCAACGACATTTGCCAAGTTCAAAGCATTCCTCACCAAG GGAAATGATTCCTCCTGTTTGCGAGAGTTTCTTCTGCATGATGTAAAAAGAAATTCTTCAGCTGGAAATTTTGGTATACAA ATACTTGATAGAAACTGGGGTGCAGGTTGGCATTTGCTctcattactccttgcacctaaACCTTTGGACAGGATAAG TTGCTTAAATGCTCTGAGGCATCCCTTCTTGTGTGGACCAAAATGGCGTGTAAACCCATCTATTGAGGTAATCAGATGGAGTCTTGGCTCAACTACTGTTCGAATTGCAGAGGAGTACATTTATGGGCAGCAGCAG CGGAGTAGGCTTGCTCATTTCATTGAATTAATGGAGATGCTAAATCCTTATCCAAAACCAAAG CATTGGCTGGGATCGTTTCCTGGAAAGTGGCGTCTGTTATACTGTACTGGTAGACATATAGGATTGACCCTTAGACAGCCTTCTGTTAGAGTACTCATTGGGGAAGTGTACCTAACAATATCTAAAGCAtcaacacctaaaacaacattttCAGCTGCCTCACATATAAGCTTCACTGTTATGGCTGGTGGGGATTGGCCTCATGACAAGTCTGGTGTAGGTGGAAAGTTGCAAGTGAATACCTATTTCAGATTGAGAGCTGGGAGACGGTTATATCTTAAGGAAGAAACTGACACCTCGAAGTTTCCCTCTGCTACACCAGATGCTCAAGCTTCTGCAGTGAAAAGGTTATCTAGTAAAAAGTGGAGGAAAGCCATCCCCGTAAATGAATTTCCTTCAAGCCTTTCTGTAGCTAAACTTGTGTCCACTGAAACTGAGGTAACAATGAGTCTGGATAAACCACTGAGTGGTAACATTGAAGTGGCACAGAAAGCACTTCAAGAGGTACGCACTCAAATACCTCCAGAAATGTTTGATCTGTCAAAAATCGTTTGTGGAACATATTTGGATTCAAGATTGCTTGTCCTGCGAAGTGTAAATGGATCTGCACTCGTTTTAACAAGATGTACAAATGATAGTTGA